Proteins encoded in a region of the Oceanibaculum nanhaiense genome:
- a CDS encoding shikimate kinase, translating to MTIVPKHIPRTIALVGLMGAGKSAVGRRLAAQMGLPFIDADTAIEAAAGCTIEEIFARHGEPEFRDGERRVIQRLLESEPVHVLATGGGAFVNEQTRARLKQQAVTIWLRADLETLLERVAKRSNRPLLKQGDPRMVLEKLIADRYPIYAEADIVVDTAPGPVEETVERVLDALTGFLDHESSLTERTAAS from the coding sequence ATGACCATAGTACCGAAGCATATTCCCCGCACCATCGCGCTGGTCGGCCTCATGGGCGCCGGCAAGTCAGCCGTCGGACGGCGCCTGGCGGCGCAGATGGGCCTGCCCTTCATCGATGCCGACACGGCGATCGAGGCCGCGGCAGGCTGCACCATCGAGGAGATTTTCGCGCGTCACGGCGAGCCGGAATTCCGCGATGGCGAGCGGCGCGTGATCCAGCGCCTGCTGGAAAGTGAGCCGGTGCATGTGCTGGCCACCGGCGGCGGCGCTTTCGTGAACGAGCAGACCCGCGCCCGGCTGAAGCAGCAGGCTGTCACCATCTGGCTGCGCGCCGATCTCGAAACCCTGCTGGAGCGTGTCGCCAAGCGCAGCAACCGGCCGCTGCTGAAGCAGGGCGATCCCCGCATGGTGCTGGAAAAGCTGATCGCGGACCGCTATCCGATTTACGCCGAGGCGGATATCGTCGTGGATACCGCCCCCGGCCCGGTCGAGGAAACGGTGGAGCGCGTGCTGGATGCGCTGACCGGTTTTCTGGACCATGAATCTTCCCTTACCGAACGGACTGCCGCCTCGTGA
- the aroB gene encoding 3-dehydroquinate synthase — protein sequence MTALSVDPAASAAAAYDTLSVDLAGRAYDILIGEGLLARAGALSRPVLRQPRVVIVTDSHVAPLHLKTVEESYRAAGIEVSSVIVPAGEGSKKFDRLQALLDDLLDSRIERRTALVALGGGVIGDLTGFAAAILLRGIDFIQIPTTLLAQVDSSVGGKTGINTRHGKNLVGAFHQPRLVLADTGVLDTLPRRELLAGYAEVVKYGLLGDAGFFAWLEANGSALIAGDREKRRHAVRLSCAAKAAIVARDEKETGDRALLNLGHTFGHALEAETGFGEMLLHGEGVAIGMVMAFDLSARLGLCPAEDAARARRHLQDVGLRVSPLEVAGRQHWSVDKLLGHMAKDKKVADGKITFILVRGIGKAFITQDVDVQAVRDMLATSIEG from the coding sequence GTGACCGCTCTCTCCGTTGACCCTGCCGCTTCCGCCGCCGCCGCGTACGATACGTTGTCGGTCGATCTCGCCGGCCGCGCCTATGACATTCTGATCGGCGAGGGATTGCTGGCCCGGGCCGGTGCCCTGTCGCGCCCGGTGCTGCGTCAGCCGCGAGTCGTCATCGTCACCGACAGCCATGTAGCGCCGCTGCACTTGAAGACGGTCGAGGAGTCCTACCGCGCCGCCGGAATCGAGGTGTCCTCGGTGATCGTGCCGGCCGGCGAAGGCAGCAAGAAGTTCGACCGGCTGCAGGCCTTGCTCGACGATCTGCTGGATTCCCGCATCGAGCGGCGCACCGCGCTGGTGGCGCTGGGCGGCGGGGTGATCGGTGACCTGACCGGCTTTGCCGCTGCGATCCTGCTGCGCGGCATCGACTTCATCCAGATTCCGACCACTTTGCTGGCGCAGGTGGACAGTTCGGTCGGCGGCAAGACCGGCATCAACACGCGCCATGGCAAAAATCTGGTCGGCGCCTTCCATCAGCCCCGCCTGGTGCTGGCCGATACCGGCGTGCTCGACACGCTGCCGCGCCGCGAATTGCTGGCCGGCTATGCCGAGGTGGTGAAATACGGGCTGCTGGGCGATGCCGGTTTCTTCGCCTGGCTGGAGGCGAACGGGTCCGCGCTGATCGCTGGTGACAGGGAAAAGCGCCGCCACGCGGTGAGGCTCAGCTGCGCCGCTAAGGCCGCCATCGTCGCCCGCGACGAGAAGGAGACAGGGGACCGAGCGCTGTTGAATCTGGGGCACACTTTCGGCCATGCGCTGGAGGCGGAGACCGGCTTCGGCGAGATGCTGCTGCATGGCGAGGGGGTTGCCATCGGCATGGTCATGGCGTTCGACCTGTCTGCCCGGCTGGGCCTGTGCCCGGCCGAGGATGCGGCGCGCGCGCGCCGGCATCTGCAGGATGTCGGCCTGCGCGTCAGCCCGCTGGAAGTCGCCGGCCGCCAGCACTGGTCGGTGGACAAGCTGCTGGGCCATATGGCCAAGGACAAGAAAGTTGCGGACGGCAAAATCACCTTCATTCTGGTACGGGGCATCGGCAAGGCCTTCATCACCCAGGATGTGGATGTCCAGGCCGTCCGCGATATGCTCGCCACTTCCATCGAAGGCTAA
- a CDS encoding HlyC/CorC family transporter, whose protein sequence is MTPELWLNVAAIVALLILSAFFSGSETAFTAASRARMHQLAKKGSKPANIVNTLRAQSERLIGAILIGNNLVNILAASLTTSIMITLFGPEGVAWATLIMTAVVVVFSEVLPKTYALNNADRLALLVAPLIRLVVLLFAPVSRTVQILVRGIFRLFGVPITGDLGSDASEEELRGAIELHQGEEGEGHHERAMLHSVLDLGDVEVGEIMTHRKNVVMIDADLPPDDIIDQVLNSPYTRIPLWREDQDNIIGVLHAKALLRELRGHGGEMKGIDMAALASPPWFIPDTTTLLDQLQAFRTRREHFALVIDEYGTLMGIVTLEDILEEIVGEISDEHDVAVVGVRAQPDGSFLVDGTVTLRDLNREFDWSLPDEEASTIAGLVLQESRQIPEVGQVFTFYGFRFEILRKQRHQITLMRVTPPVKGAA, encoded by the coding sequence ATGACTCCCGAGCTTTGGCTCAACGTCGCCGCCATCGTCGCCTTGCTGATCCTGTCGGCATTCTTCTCGGGCAGCGAAACCGCCTTTACCGCCGCCTCGCGGGCGCGCATGCATCAGCTCGCCAAGAAGGGCAGCAAGCCGGCAAACATCGTCAACACGCTGCGCGCGCAGAGCGAACGGCTGATCGGCGCCATCCTGATCGGCAACAATCTGGTCAATATCCTGGCGGCCTCGCTGACCACCAGCATCATGATCACGCTGTTCGGCCCCGAGGGCGTGGCCTGGGCAACGCTGATCATGACGGCGGTTGTCGTGGTGTTCTCCGAGGTGCTGCCGAAGACCTACGCGCTGAACAATGCCGACCGTCTGGCGCTGCTGGTGGCGCCGCTGATCCGGCTGGTGGTGCTGCTGTTCGCCCCGGTTTCGCGCACGGTGCAGATTCTGGTGCGCGGCATCTTCCGGCTGTTCGGTGTGCCGATCACCGGGGATCTGGGGTCCGACGCCAGCGAGGAAGAGCTGCGTGGTGCCATCGAGCTGCATCAGGGCGAGGAGGGCGAGGGCCATCACGAGCGCGCCATGCTGCACAGCGTGCTCGATCTCGGCGATGTCGAGGTCGGCGAGATCATGACCCACCGCAAGAATGTGGTGATGATCGATGCCGACCTGCCGCCGGACGACATCATCGACCAGGTGCTGAACAGCCCCTATACCCGCATCCCGCTGTGGCGCGAGGACCAGGACAACATCATTGGCGTGCTGCATGCCAAGGCGCTGCTGCGCGAGCTGCGCGGCCATGGCGGTGAGATGAAGGGCATCGACATGGCGGCGCTGGCCAGCCCGCCCTGGTTCATCCCCGATACCACCACACTGCTGGACCAGTTGCAGGCCTTCCGCACGCGGCGCGAGCATTTTGCCCTGGTGATCGACGAGTACGGCACGCTGATGGGCATCGTCACGCTGGAGGATATCCTGGAGGAGATCGTCGGCGAGATTTCCGACGAGCATGACGTCGCCGTGGTCGGCGTGCGCGCACAGCCAGACGGGTCTTTCCTGGTCGATGGCACGGTCACGCTGCGCGATCTGAACCGGGAGTTCGACTGGAGCCTGCCGGACGAGGAAGCCTCCACCATCGCCGGCCTGGTGCTGCAGGAATCGCGGCAGATACCGGAAGTCGGCCAGGTTTTCACCTTCTATGGCTTCCGTTTCGAGATTCTGCGCAAGCAGCGCCACCAGATCACCCTGATGCGCGTTACCCCGCCGGTAAAGGGCGCCGCCTGA
- a CDS encoding ribbon-helix-helix domain-containing protein: MRKGRRHGNGSAKGTADDRPKRKPGLSFGGEGSLRNGARVRRNVRVAARRTSVSLEIAIWDALADICAREDMPVDAICDAVESRRSSDSLASSLRTFSLLYFRLTTSRREAAAAAARNGGASVFDGPQAGFPTIFEEALSRFEATRAAAPPGGPEESDPAV, from the coding sequence ATGCGGAAGGGGCGACGACACGGCAACGGGTCGGCGAAGGGCACGGCGGACGACCGTCCGAAACGAAAGCCAGGGTTGAGTTTCGGCGGGGAAGGCAGTCTGCGCAATGGCGCGCGGGTGCGCCGGAATGTCCGGGTTGCCGCCCGGCGGACCAGCGTCAGCCTGGAGATTGCGATCTGGGACGCGCTGGCGGATATCTGCGCGCGTGAGGACATGCCCGTCGATGCGATCTGCGATGCGGTGGAATCGCGGCGCAGCAGCGATAGCCTCGCCTCTTCCCTGCGCACGTTCTCACTGCTGTATTTCCGGCTGACGACCAGCCGCCGGGAGGCGGCTGCAGCGGCAGCAAGGAATGGCGGGGCGTCGGTTTTCGACGGTCCCCAGGCCGGATTCCCGACAATCTTCGAGGAAGCCCTGAGCCGGTTCGAGGCGACCCGCGCCGCCGCACCACCGGGAGGGCCGGAAGAGTCGGATCCGGCCGTCTAG
- a CDS encoding DUF6356 family protein: MSLHSLFTEHPKSVGESYFEHMGMAFSFSGRMLVAGLACFIHGVFPFLCVKTGSMAITELHGRMVTNRSKLDRQNVEAAQGAGD; the protein is encoded by the coding sequence ATGTCCTTACACAGCCTTTTCACCGAACACCCCAAATCGGTCGGCGAAAGCTATTTCGAGCATATGGGGATGGCGTTTTCCTTCTCCGGCCGCATGCTCGTGGCCGGACTGGCCTGCTTCATCCATGGCGTGTTCCCGTTCCTGTGCGTGAAGACCGGGTCGATGGCGATCACCGAACTGCATGGCCGCATGGTCACCAACCGCAGCAAGCTGGACCGCCAGAATGTGGAAGCCGCGCAGGGCGCAGGCGACTAA
- a CDS encoding Lrp/AsnC family transcriptional regulator produces MPIDELDRRILAVLQEDASLSLADIAREVGLSASPCWRRIQRLEEAGVIRGRVALLDPEKLNVGVTVFVAVRTSRHDAEWLEGFSRAVRDFPEVVEFYRMSGEIDYLLRVLVPDIAAYDAFYKRLIQRAQITDVSSSFAMEVIKYTTAVPLDYAE; encoded by the coding sequence GTGCCTATAGATGAGCTGGACCGGCGAATTCTTGCCGTTCTGCAGGAGGATGCCTCGCTGTCGCTGGCGGATATCGCGCGCGAGGTCGGGCTGTCGGCCTCGCCCTGCTGGCGGCGTATCCAGCGGCTGGAGGAGGCGGGCGTGATCCGGGGGCGGGTGGCGCTGCTGGACCCTGAGAAGCTGAATGTCGGGGTGACGGTGTTCGTCGCGGTGCGCACCAGCCGGCACGATGCGGAATGGCTGGAGGGGTTCTCGCGTGCCGTGCGCGACTTCCCGGAAGTGGTCGAATTCTACCGGATGAGCGGCGAGATCGACTATCTGCTGCGCGTGCTGGTGCCCGACATCGCGGCCTATGACGCCTTCTACAAGCGGCTGATCCAGCGCGCCCAGATCACCGATGTCAGCTCCAGCTTCGCCATGGAGGTGATCAAATACACGACAGCCGTGCCGCTGGATTACGCGGAGTAG